Proteins co-encoded in one Oxyura jamaicensis isolate SHBP4307 breed ruddy duck chromosome 7, BPBGC_Ojam_1.0, whole genome shotgun sequence genomic window:
- the RPL37A gene encoding 60S ribosomal protein L37a yields MRLAPLSLRGGAGQEDGSCCFTSRQAKRTKKVGIVGKYGTRYGASLRKMVKKIEISQHAKYTCSFCGKTKMKRKAVGIWHCGSCMKTVAGGAWTYNTTSAVTVKSAIRRLKELKDQ; encoded by the exons ATGCGCCTTGCGCCTCTCTCTCTCCGCGGCGGCGCCGGGCAGGAAGATG GATCGTGTTGTTTCACCTCCCGACAGGCTAAGCGCACCAAGAAGGTGGGGATTGTGGGTAAATATGGTACCCGGTACGGTGCGTCCTTGAGGAAGATGGTGAAGAAGATTGAAATTAGCCAGCACGCCAAGTATACCTGCTCCTTCTGTGGCAAG ACCAAAATGAAGAGGAAGGCTGTTGGTATCTGGCACTGTGGATCCTGCATGAAGACAGTTGCTGGTGGTGCCTGGACTTACAA CACCACCTCTGCAGTGACAGTCAAATCTGCAATCAGAAGGCTGAAAGAACTGAAGGACCAGTAG